One Nitrospina watsonii DNA segment encodes these proteins:
- a CDS encoding PepSY-associated TM helix domain-containing protein: MKTSPASSQRLRQWVRRVHLVLAFSVGLVMVVSGLSGSLLVYHKEIDHALNSDLWRVEPGGGPHRIDASLDAVRQAHPNALIGLVRLPRAPQHSMEVWIREAGGIHKVYVNPYTASLLGMRGDHDGLMGTLHDLHVHLLAGETGETVMGAIGLVALVLLGTGLYLWWPRGGRWSGAFRIGWQETGVRKAFRLHRFIGIVSIGFLVFSIATGAGMVFHKAVNVALESVLGGPMRTLPPNLTAPVNNSLSAEQLMARGQSILPEATLTFLRLPRTPDAPFVLRMRFDENPHPNGSTYLALHPETGDAMMVHSYRQASSGQVASDLKYPLHIGRFWGESGRIFTVAVGLSPALLFISGFLFWRRRRSRPSQKMRPPPLPDPQISS, translated from the coding sequence ATGAAAACGTCGCCTGCCTCATCCCAGCGCCTGCGGCAATGGGTGCGGCGTGTTCATCTGGTACTCGCGTTTTCCGTGGGACTGGTGATGGTGGTGTCGGGATTGAGTGGCAGCCTGTTGGTGTACCACAAGGAAATCGACCACGCGCTGAATTCGGATCTGTGGCGGGTGGAGCCGGGAGGCGGCCCGCACCGCATCGACGCGTCCCTGGATGCGGTGCGGCAGGCGCATCCGAACGCGCTCATCGGTCTCGTGCGTCTGCCGCGCGCACCGCAGCATTCGATGGAAGTGTGGATTCGCGAGGCCGGCGGTATTCATAAGGTGTATGTGAACCCGTACACCGCCAGCCTCCTCGGTATGCGCGGCGATCATGACGGGTTGATGGGAACCCTGCACGATCTCCACGTGCACCTGCTCGCGGGCGAAACCGGCGAGACGGTGATGGGCGCCATTGGTCTGGTGGCGCTGGTGCTGTTGGGCACGGGGCTGTATCTCTGGTGGCCGCGCGGCGGACGCTGGTCCGGCGCGTTCCGCATCGGGTGGCAAGAAACCGGCGTGCGCAAGGCGTTTCGTCTGCACCGGTTCATCGGCATCGTGTCGATCGGGTTTCTCGTGTTCAGCATCGCCACCGGTGCAGGCATGGTGTTTCACAAAGCCGTCAACGTTGCGCTGGAGTCGGTGTTGGGCGGACCCATGCGGACCCTCCCGCCGAACCTCACGGCCCCGGTCAACAACTCCCTGTCCGCGGAACAACTGATGGCGCGCGGGCAATCGATCCTGCCGGAGGCCACGCTCACCTTCCTGCGTCTGCCGCGCACTCCCGACGCGCCGTTTGTCCTGCGCATGCGGTTCGATGAAAACCCGCATCCCAACGGTTCCACCTACCTCGCCTTGCATCCGGAAACGGGAGACGCGATGATGGTGCACAGCTACCGTCAGGCCTCGTCCGGGCAGGTCGCCTCCGACCTCAAGTACCCGCTGCACATCGGACGATTCTGGGGAGAGAGCGGTCGCATTTTCACCGTTGCCGTTGGACTCAGTCCGGCGCTGCTTTTCATCAGCGGCTTCCTGTTTTGGAGAAGACGGCGTTCCCGGCCGTCGCAAAAAATGCGGCCTCCCCCTTTGCCCGATCCGCAGATATCGTCGTAG
- a CDS encoding mechanosensitive ion channel family protein, whose product METITSWFQELKAASLPVLESVIHYLPNLLGAAALLAAGWIVAGLAQLGCVKTIEVLDRMLSRTPLKRQTGVRLQATHPALDLFGKIIFWAVILFFVKFATDILGLHAVSAWLSQVVTYMPTFLAGGIILIAGILLSVLVRDLTTTTATSAGLPQSNLLGSLAQGATLITALVVGLDQIGIEVSFLSTLIAIGAAAFLGSLALAFGLGGRTFVSNLIGAHFVHKQYELGQRVRWGKREGVILEFTPTSVVLATEEGKLVLPAHLFEEEPMEQLIGQKNNE is encoded by the coding sequence ATGGAAACCATCACTTCCTGGTTCCAGGAACTCAAAGCGGCAAGCCTTCCTGTTCTGGAATCTGTAATTCATTACCTGCCGAATTTGCTGGGTGCCGCTGCGTTGTTGGCAGCAGGCTGGATTGTTGCCGGATTGGCGCAGCTCGGATGTGTGAAAACCATCGAAGTGCTGGACCGGATGTTGAGCCGCACGCCGCTCAAACGGCAGACGGGGGTGCGTTTGCAGGCAACGCATCCCGCTCTCGATTTATTTGGGAAAATCATTTTCTGGGCGGTCATTCTTTTTTTCGTCAAGTTCGCCACGGACATTCTGGGTTTGCATGCCGTGTCGGCCTGGCTCAGCCAGGTGGTCACGTACATGCCGACGTTCCTGGCAGGCGGCATCATTTTAATTGCCGGAATTTTGTTGAGCGTGCTGGTGCGCGATTTGACCACCACCACCGCCACCTCGGCGGGGCTGCCGCAATCGAACCTCCTCGGTTCGCTGGCCCAAGGGGCCACCCTGATCACCGCGCTGGTGGTGGGGCTCGATCAAATCGGCATCGAGGTTTCGTTTCTTTCCACGCTCATTGCCATCGGTGCCGCCGCGTTTCTGGGCAGCCTTGCGCTGGCCTTCGGCTTGGGCGGACGCACGTTCGTCAGCAATCTGATCGGCGCTCACTTCGTGCACAAGCAGTATGAGCTGGGCCAGCGGGTGCGCTGGGGCAAGCGCGAAGGGGTGATCCTGGAATTCACGCCGACTTCCGTGGTGCTGGCCACCGAAGAAGGTAAACTGGTGCTGCCGGCGCACCTGTTTGAAGAGGAACCGATGGAACAATTGATCGGTCAAAAAAACAATGAGTGA
- a CDS encoding magnesium transporter MgtE N-terminal domain-containing protein: MSDALHFTRHYLKGHAGDAARVLEELGPADSAAYLASLPAEEAARVMDQLFPWYLGECFIHLSPKAASERLDLLSSFRACHVLRQSDETLRQQLLHNLPKKKQKTLSRQITFRPDTVGYWMAVSLPMVSDRTTVQEALDHFRRIGQSEGHHFFVMQHNGQYVGAVELGRLIHEPPNHPVTSLLDPRVEPVLVQAPLISVRSLDAWHHTNALPVVNVNNEVEGLLKVEQMREALETVKKESVDTSLFESMVPLFLLATSAWVRGMVALPFLEPPKPPPSKENAHDR; the protein is encoded by the coding sequence ATGAGTGACGCACTGCATTTCACCCGGCACTACCTGAAAGGCCACGCCGGAGACGCCGCGCGCGTGCTGGAGGAACTCGGTCCGGCGGATTCCGCCGCGTACCTCGCGTCCCTTCCCGCGGAAGAGGCGGCGCGGGTCATGGATCAGTTGTTCCCCTGGTATCTCGGCGAATGTTTCATCCACTTGTCGCCCAAGGCCGCGTCGGAACGGCTCGATCTGTTGTCGTCGTTTCGCGCCTGTCATGTGTTGCGTCAAAGCGACGAAACCCTGCGCCAGCAGTTGCTGCACAACCTGCCCAAGAAAAAACAGAAAACCCTGAGCCGCCAGATCACCTTTCGCCCGGATACGGTGGGTTATTGGATGGCGGTGTCGTTGCCGATGGTTTCCGATCGCACCACGGTGCAGGAGGCGTTGGACCATTTCCGCCGGATCGGGCAGAGCGAGGGCCATCACTTTTTTGTCATGCAGCACAACGGCCAGTACGTGGGTGCGGTGGAACTCGGACGGCTGATCCATGAACCACCGAACCATCCGGTAACGAGTCTGCTCGACCCCAGGGTGGAGCCGGTTCTGGTGCAGGCGCCGTTGATCTCGGTGCGATCGCTGGACGCCTGGCATCACACCAACGCCCTGCCCGTCGTCAATGTCAACAACGAGGTGGAAGGCCTGCTGAAAGTCGAGCAGATGCGCGAGGCCTTGGAGACGGTGAAGAAGGAAAGCGTGGACACGTCGTTGTTCGAAAGCATGGTGCCGCTGTTCCTGCTCGCCACCAGCGCCTGGGTGCGCGGCATGGTGGCCCTGCCTTTCCTGGAGCCGCCCAAACCACCCCCTTCCAAGGAAAACGCTCATGACCGGTGA
- the mgtE gene encoding magnesium transporter translates to MTGDANAAIQALNRQYLQRHPLAAARQLEELAPETAAAMLGEMPQATLTRVFEQLPPSFAAALLPRFDDGPIIELMEATDPKAMVAILHQMEDDRAADYLQRVNPAVQKELNALRAYPENMAGSMMDPRVELFSETLTVDQVFKRLRQPGHRPKPTLFLQDDSHALTGQISLQSLVAARLDQPLHELKRPVAAFVEALTPQEEVVDLFEKYRFHSVPVVGMKGDLLGVIWQEALVRAVEEDATADMQAMVGASRDERALSKAAFAVRKRQPWLQINLVTAFLAAAVVGAFEDMIARFTALAVLLPVVAGQSGNTGAQALAVTMRGLAIREITTRQWARVVWKEAQAGFMNGIGVCATTCLGVYVWSQSIGLTGVIGVSMILSMVIAGIAGALVPIVLVRVGQDPATASSIILTTVTDVMGFFSFLGIATLFSGFL, encoded by the coding sequence ATGACCGGTGATGCCAACGCTGCCATCCAGGCTTTGAACCGGCAATACCTGCAACGGCATCCTCTCGCCGCCGCCCGGCAACTGGAAGAACTGGCACCGGAAACGGCGGCGGCCATGCTGGGCGAGATGCCGCAGGCCACGCTGACCCGCGTGTTTGAACAACTGCCGCCTTCCTTTGCCGCCGCGCTGTTGCCCCGGTTCGACGATGGCCCCATCATCGAGTTGATGGAGGCCACCGACCCGAAAGCCATGGTCGCCATCCTGCATCAAATGGAGGATGACCGCGCCGCGGATTATTTGCAGCGCGTCAACCCGGCGGTGCAAAAAGAACTCAATGCGCTCAGGGCGTATCCGGAAAACATGGCGGGCAGCATGATGGACCCGCGCGTGGAATTGTTTTCTGAAACCCTGACCGTCGATCAGGTCTTCAAGCGGTTGCGCCAACCGGGCCATCGACCCAAGCCGACGTTGTTCCTGCAGGACGATAGCCACGCCCTGACCGGTCAGATCAGCCTGCAGAGTCTGGTGGCTGCCCGGCTCGACCAGCCGTTGCACGAACTCAAACGTCCCGTCGCCGCATTCGTCGAAGCCCTGACTCCCCAGGAGGAAGTGGTCGATTTGTTTGAGAAGTACCGGTTCCACAGCGTTCCGGTCGTCGGAATGAAGGGGGACCTGCTCGGCGTCATCTGGCAGGAAGCACTGGTGCGGGCGGTGGAGGAAGATGCCACCGCCGACATGCAGGCGATGGTGGGTGCCAGCCGTGATGAACGCGCCCTGTCGAAAGCCGCCTTCGCCGTGCGCAAACGTCAGCCGTGGTTGCAGATCAACCTGGTCACCGCGTTTCTCGCCGCGGCCGTGGTCGGCGCGTTCGAGGACATGATCGCCCGCTTCACCGCGCTGGCCGTGCTGTTGCCGGTGGTCGCCGGGCAAAGCGGCAATACCGGCGCGCAGGCATTGGCCGTCACCATGCGCGGCCTCGCCATCCGCGAGATCACCACCCGCCAGTGGGCGCGCGTGGTGTGGAAGGAAGCGCAGGCGGGATTCATGAACGGCATCGGCGTGTGCGCCACCACCTGCCTCGGCGTGTATGTGTGGAGCCAATCCATCGGTCTGACCGGCGTGATCGGTGTTTCCATGATCCTGTCCATGGTCATCGCCGGCATTGCGGGGGCGCTGGTGCCCATCGTGCTGGTGCGCGTGGGACAGGACCCGGCCACCGCGTCGTCCATCATCCTCACCACCGTGACCGATGTCATGGGCTTCTTTTCCTTCCTCGGCATCGCCACCCTGTTTTCCGGATTTCTTTAA
- a CDS encoding glutamate synthase-related protein, whose protein sequence is MDKPVVADTQPVEVELKEGKTYAWCACGKSQTQPYCDGSHRDTSFEPKVFKADKTEKAYLCMCKHTKNPPYCDGTHSTLPDDAKEEKEADTESAGDTPTPKPTKEEPTVRFIHELAQHGLSKMGAHGEIAAMGVPAPELPRWDDIQILTGQFHKQPLQEKVAVGTEVVIGKRAKKPLTLKIPLLVSDMSFGALSEEAKVALAQGAEAAGTGICSGEGGMLPEEQENNSRYFYELASALFGYKEELLAKVQAFHFKGGQGAKTGTGGHLPGNKVTERIAEIRNLKPGQDAISPPTFTDLHTVADFKNFADRVREITGGIPIGFKTSAQHLEQDIEFAVQASADYIIVDGRGGGTGAAPLLFRNHISVPTIPALARARHYLDKQGYDHVTLIVTGGLRTPPDFVKALALGADAIALSNAAMQAIGCVAARICNTNNCPAGIATQDPERRKILDTEEAPKRLTRFLNASVDLMQVMARACGHEHLNQFAQTDLTTWKREMSDLSGIPFSGVSTHL, encoded by the coding sequence GTGGACAAACCGGTGGTCGCGGATACCCAACCCGTCGAAGTGGAATTGAAAGAAGGCAAAACCTACGCCTGGTGTGCCTGCGGCAAATCTCAAACCCAGCCGTACTGCGACGGCTCGCACCGCGACACGTCCTTCGAACCCAAAGTGTTCAAGGCGGACAAAACCGAGAAGGCCTACCTGTGCATGTGCAAGCACACGAAGAATCCGCCGTACTGCGACGGCACCCATTCCACCCTGCCCGACGATGCGAAAGAAGAAAAGGAAGCGGACACCGAATCCGCAGGTGACACGCCCACACCCAAGCCGACGAAGGAAGAGCCGACGGTCCGCTTCATCCATGAACTCGCTCAGCACGGACTCAGTAAGATGGGAGCGCATGGCGAAATCGCGGCCATGGGCGTGCCCGCGCCGGAATTGCCGCGCTGGGACGACATCCAGATTTTGACCGGACAGTTTCACAAACAACCGTTGCAGGAAAAAGTCGCGGTCGGCACCGAGGTGGTGATCGGTAAGCGCGCTAAAAAACCGCTCACGTTAAAAATCCCGCTGCTGGTATCGGACATGAGTTTCGGCGCGTTGTCGGAGGAAGCGAAAGTGGCGCTGGCGCAGGGCGCGGAAGCGGCGGGCACGGGCATCTGCTCTGGCGAAGGCGGCATGCTGCCGGAAGAACAGGAGAACAACTCGCGTTACTTTTACGAACTGGCCTCGGCCCTGTTCGGTTATAAAGAAGAATTGCTTGCAAAAGTGCAGGCGTTCCACTTCAAAGGCGGGCAGGGCGCGAAGACGGGCACCGGTGGCCACCTTCCCGGTAACAAGGTGACCGAACGCATCGCCGAAATCCGCAACCTGAAACCGGGACAGGACGCCATCTCGCCGCCAACCTTCACCGACCTGCACACGGTGGCCGATTTTAAAAACTTCGCCGACCGCGTGCGTGAGATCACAGGCGGCATCCCCATCGGATTCAAAACCTCGGCGCAGCACCTCGAGCAGGACATCGAGTTCGCCGTGCAGGCGAGCGCCGATTACATCATCGTCGATGGACGCGGCGGCGGCACCGGCGCGGCGCCTTTGTTGTTTCGCAACCACATCTCCGTGCCCACCATCCCGGCCCTGGCGCGCGCCCGGCATTACCTGGATAAGCAAGGCTACGACCATGTGACGCTCATCGTCACTGGCGGCCTGCGCACGCCGCCGGATTTCGTGAAGGCGCTGGCGCTGGGCGCGGACGCCATCGCCCTGTCCAATGCGGCGATGCAGGCCATCGGTTGCGTGGCGGCGCGCATCTGCAACACCAACAACTGTCCGGCGGGCATCGCCACGCAGGACCCGGAACGCCGTAAAATTCTGGATACGGAGGAAGCGCCGAAACGGCTGACGCGGTTTCTCAATGCTTCGGTGGATCTGATGCAGGTCATGGCGCGCGCCTGCGGTCACGAGCATTTGAACCAGTTCGCGCAAACCGACCTCACCACGTGGAAGCGGGAAATGAGCGACCTCTCCGGCATTCCGTTCAGTGGCGTCAGCACGCATTTATGA
- the ahr gene encoding NADPH-dependent aldehyde reductase Ahr produces the protein MINAYAAKEAGQPLEPFEYDPGALQPDEVEIDVLHCGLCHSDVSIIDNDWGITQYPVVPGHEVVGRVAKTGDAVRNLEVGQLVGLGWHAGFCGECGYCHSGDHNLCDAPQETIVGHHGGFADKVRARAHSVVPLPDGMDLAAIGPLFCGGITVFNPFVQFGIEPTDHVGVIGIGGLGHLALQFANAWGCQVTAFTSGSAKEKEAKELGAHHVINSRDPKAIEAAAGSFDLILSTVNVKLDWNLYLNTLKPRGRLHFVGATLEPLDLQVFALIFKQRSVSGSPVGSPATIATMLEFCKRHGIKPVIEQFKFSKVNDAIEKLKQGNVRYRIVLSHD, from the coding sequence ATGATCAACGCCTACGCCGCGAAAGAAGCGGGCCAGCCGCTCGAACCGTTCGAATACGATCCCGGCGCACTGCAACCGGACGAAGTGGAGATCGACGTCCTGCACTGCGGCCTGTGCCACAGCGACGTCAGCATCATCGACAACGACTGGGGCATCACGCAATATCCCGTTGTCCCCGGGCACGAAGTCGTCGGCCGCGTGGCGAAAACGGGCGACGCCGTGCGCAATCTCGAAGTGGGCCAACTCGTGGGACTGGGCTGGCATGCGGGATTCTGCGGTGAGTGTGGATACTGTCACAGCGGCGACCACAACCTGTGCGACGCGCCGCAGGAGACGATCGTCGGCCACCACGGTGGCTTCGCCGACAAGGTCCGCGCCCGCGCACACAGCGTGGTGCCTTTGCCCGACGGCATGGACCTCGCCGCCATCGGCCCGCTGTTCTGCGGCGGCATCACCGTGTTCAATCCGTTCGTGCAGTTCGGCATCGAGCCCACCGACCACGTCGGCGTCATCGGCATTGGCGGGCTGGGCCACCTGGCGCTTCAGTTCGCCAACGCATGGGGATGCCAGGTGACGGCGTTCACCTCCGGCTCAGCCAAGGAAAAGGAAGCAAAAGAGCTGGGCGCGCATCACGTCATCAACTCGCGTGACCCGAAAGCCATCGAAGCCGCGGCGGGGTCGTTCGACCTCATCCTCTCCACGGTCAACGTGAAGCTCGACTGGAACCTGTATCTCAACACGCTCAAACCGCGCGGACGATTGCATTTCGTCGGCGCCACGCTGGAGCCGCTCGATCTGCAAGTGTTTGCTCTTATCTTCAAGCAACGTTCGGTTTCCGGTTCGCCGGTAGGGAGCCCCGCCACCATCGCCACCATGCTGGAGTTCTGCAAACGTCACGGCATCAAACCCGTTATCGAGCAGTTCAAGTTCTCCAAGGTGAACGACGCGATAGAAAAACTCAAGCAGGGCAACGTGCGTTACCGCATCGTATTGAGTCATGACTGA
- a CDS encoding sulfite oxidase has translation MPGKKERGLFELYDTDPEKADWELWGREADPVSRRGFLKDTGLAFMALTVGAHIPYARFMPQGLIPVALADAGGAPVIEGKSGLIVHNERPVNAETPPHWLDADVTPNEHFFVRNNGLPPVATDTPGAWSFTVDGEVHRPLTLTLADLQHKFKEHTFALQIECGGNGRAGFYPSAKGNQWRFGAVGCARFTGVRLGDVLKAAGVKASAVYTGYYGADLHLSGDPNKASISRGTPIAKALEEHTLIAWAMNDEPLPLMNGFPLRLVTPGWPGSTSPKWLRRIWVRDRVHDGMKMDKYRVPRYPVQPGAKVPQEDMTIIESMPVKSLITSPETGIVLKQGQVLNLRGHAWAGDRSVAAMHVSIDFGATWQGAPLKEPVNRYAWQRWQTQVRFPEPGYYEVWARATDEEGVMQPMVVPGWNPSGYLNNAMHRIAVTVQ, from the coding sequence ATGCCCGGTAAAAAAGAACGCGGTCTGTTTGAACTCTACGACACCGATCCTGAGAAGGCCGACTGGGAATTGTGGGGGCGCGAGGCCGATCCGGTTTCCCGCCGCGGGTTTCTGAAGGACACGGGACTCGCCTTCATGGCGCTCACCGTGGGCGCGCACATTCCGTATGCGCGCTTCATGCCGCAGGGCCTCATCCCGGTGGCGCTGGCGGATGCCGGCGGCGCGCCGGTCATCGAAGGCAAAAGCGGCTTGATCGTGCACAACGAGCGTCCGGTCAATGCCGAGACGCCGCCGCATTGGCTCGACGCCGACGTCACCCCGAACGAACATTTCTTCGTGCGCAACAACGGCCTGCCGCCCGTCGCCACCGACACTCCCGGCGCGTGGAGTTTCACCGTGGACGGCGAAGTACACCGGCCGCTCACCCTCACGCTCGCCGATCTCCAGCACAAATTCAAGGAACACACCTTCGCCTTGCAGATCGAATGCGGCGGCAACGGACGCGCCGGGTTTTATCCGTCGGCGAAAGGCAATCAGTGGCGCTTCGGTGCAGTCGGTTGTGCGCGTTTCACCGGGGTGCGGTTGGGCGATGTGCTGAAGGCGGCGGGCGTCAAGGCCTCCGCCGTGTACACCGGCTACTACGGCGCCGACCTGCACCTGTCCGGCGATCCGAATAAAGCTTCCATCTCGCGCGGCACGCCGATCGCCAAGGCGTTGGAGGAACACACGCTGATCGCCTGGGCGATGAACGACGAACCGTTGCCGTTGATGAACGGGTTTCCGTTGCGGCTCGTCACCCCGGGCTGGCCGGGTTCGACCTCGCCCAAATGGCTGCGCCGCATCTGGGTGCGCGATCGGGTGCACGACGGCATGAAGATGGACAAGTACCGCGTGCCGCGTTATCCGGTGCAACCGGGCGCGAAGGTGCCACAGGAAGACATGACCATCATCGAATCGATGCCGGTGAAATCCCTCATCACCTCCCCGGAGACAGGCATCGTACTCAAACAGGGCCAGGTATTGAATCTGCGCGGCCACGCCTGGGCGGGCGACCGCTCGGTGGCGGCCATGCACGTGTCGATCGATTTCGGCGCGACCTGGCAGGGTGCGCCGTTGAAAGAACCGGTCAACCGCTACGCCTGGCAACGCTGGCAGACGCAGGTGCGGTTTCCCGAGCCCGGCTATTACGAAGTGTGGGCGCGGGCCACCGACGAGGAAGGGGTCATGCAACCGATGGTGGTGCCGGGATGGAACCCCTCGGGCTACCTCAACAACGCCATGCACCGCATCGCGGTGACCGTGCAATGA
- a CDS encoding response regulator — protein sequence MDILLIDQESEVLDLLENLIRFASPEGNGWSIQKTNKPEDAVQLALQNGFDLVVMDPRFSEKWGLPLIKTIREVRPRTTVIVLCNCGSDLCSLYCRDRYREFGVNHHVDKTKGLLGIPGMVRDCQRNAAVC from the coding sequence GTGGACATTCTGCTCATCGACCAAGAATCCGAAGTTCTCGACCTGCTCGAGAATTTGATCCGGTTCGCCTCCCCGGAAGGGAACGGCTGGAGCATTCAAAAAACGAACAAGCCGGAGGACGCGGTGCAACTGGCATTGCAGAACGGTTTCGATCTCGTGGTCATGGACCCGCGGTTCTCCGAGAAGTGGGGCCTGCCTCTCATCAAAACCATCCGGGAAGTGCGACCGCGCACGACGGTGATCGTCCTCTGCAACTGCGGCAGTGATTTGTGCTCGCTGTACTGCCGCGATCGTTACCGTGAATTCGGCGTGAACCATCACGTGGACAAAACGAAAGGCCTGCTCGGTATTCCGGGAATGGTGCGCGATTGCCAGCGCAATGCCGCCGTCTGCTGA
- a CDS encoding response regulator produces MNILLIDNEESLLDLMEGLIRFSVDISDLNIEKAQKADEAKHLALQNGPECVVIDPHFSDEWGLPLIKTIKEFKPKTFLIAFSNCSDAPCRGHCREQCLEAGANWHFDKTKDFMRVPQVIRELSRFVFVEEGQNPIRLRFKDVSGREML; encoded by the coding sequence ATGAATATCCTGCTGATCGACAATGAAGAGAGTCTGCTTGATTTAATGGAAGGGTTGATCCGATTTTCAGTCGATATATCGGATCTAAATATTGAAAAAGCGCAGAAGGCCGACGAAGCGAAACATCTGGCTTTGCAAAACGGGCCGGAATGTGTGGTGATCGACCCCCATTTTTCGGATGAATGGGGCCTGCCTCTCATTAAAACCATAAAGGAATTCAAGCCCAAAACCTTTTTGATCGCTTTCAGCAATTGCTCAGACGCGCCGTGCCGTGGCCATTGCCGGGAGCAGTGTCTGGAAGCCGGGGCCAACTGGCATTTCGACAAAACGAAGGACTTCATGCGCGTCCCGCAAGTGATTCGGGAGTTGAGCAGGTTCGTTTTCGTTGAAGAAGGACAGAACCCAATCCGTTTGCGATTCAAGGATGTGTCCGGGAGGGAAATGCTCTGA
- a CDS encoding GNAT family N-acetyltransferase, producing the protein MASEYFPFSAPLLTFEGYRIRRFTPADAAALAEYGNNYRIWQQLRDWFPHPYTQQHADDFIDQASREYPPRTFAIATDREAIGTIGYHPGQDVNRHAAELGFWLAQPYHGKGIMTAAVQGFADHLLQHEDLIRVFAAVFAGNPASRRVLEKAGFVLEGVLQCSVVKKRIACWTSTCMRRFGRTP; encoded by the coding sequence ATGGCTTCCGAGTATTTCCCGTTCAGCGCTCCGCTGTTGACGTTCGAGGGCTACCGCATCCGGCGCTTCACGCCTGCCGACGCCGCGGCCCTTGCGGAGTACGGGAACAATTATCGTATCTGGCAACAACTGCGCGACTGGTTTCCGCATCCCTACACACAGCAGCATGCAGACGACTTCATCGATCAGGCCAGCCGCGAATACCCGCCGCGCACGTTTGCCATCGCCACCGATCGGGAAGCCATCGGCACCATTGGTTACCATCCGGGACAGGACGTCAACCGGCATGCGGCGGAACTGGGATTCTGGCTGGCCCAGCCGTACCACGGCAAGGGCATCATGACCGCAGCTGTACAGGGTTTTGCCGACCACCTTTTGCAGCACGAAGACCTCATCCGGGTGTTCGCCGCCGTGTTCGCCGGCAACCCCGCGTCGAGGCGCGTGCTGGAAAAAGCCGGATTCGTGCTGGAAGGGGTTTTGCAATGCAGCGTGGTGAAAAAGAGAATCGCGTGCTGGACCAGCACCTGTATGCGAAGGTTCGGCCGCACCCCATAG
- a CDS encoding cation transporter: MLSSRILTQNPIGKAVFLAWFTIGFNLLEGMVAVAFGVEEESFALLGFGLDSFIEVFSATLVLWRFQGEQGLDAALSLKKERSATFGIGVLFLLLGTGTILASGFQWAAHAQPHTTLPGFVIAAVSLSFMFYLWRAKVRVARELDSATMMKDARCSLACIQLSAVLFAGSLLFLLSPMLWWADSLSAIVIGGLIVHEGIDTVRAVRRDDFSGGCC; the protein is encoded by the coding sequence ATGTTATCTTCTCGTATTCTGACACAAAATCCCATCGGCAAGGCGGTGTTCCTTGCCTGGTTCACCATCGGCTTCAACCTGCTGGAAGGCATGGTGGCGGTGGCCTTTGGCGTGGAAGAAGAATCCTTCGCGCTGCTTGGGTTCGGGCTCGACAGTTTCATCGAAGTGTTTTCGGCGACGCTGGTGCTGTGGCGCTTCCAAGGCGAGCAGGGGCTGGACGCGGCGCTTTCGTTGAAGAAAGAACGCAGCGCCACGTTCGGCATCGGTGTCCTGTTTTTACTGCTTGGGACCGGAACCATTCTCGCCTCCGGCTTTCAATGGGCCGCGCACGCGCAACCGCATACAACGCTTCCCGGATTCGTCATCGCCGCCGTCAGCCTGAGTTTCATGTTCTACTTGTGGAGAGCCAAGGTGCGGGTGGCGCGGGAACTCGACAGCGCCACCATGATGAAAGACGCGCGTTGTTCGTTGGCCTGCATCCAGTTGTCGGCGGTGCTGTTCGCCGGGAGCCTGCTGTTCCTGTTGTCGCCGATGTTGTGGTGGGCGGACAGCCTGTCGGCCATCGTCATCGGCGGGTTGATTGTGCATGAGGGCATCGACACCGTGCGCGCCGTCCGGCGCGACGACTTTTCCGGTGGGTGTTGCTGA